One stretch of Paenibacillus sp. AN1007 DNA includes these proteins:
- a CDS encoding ABC transporter ATP-binding protein/permease produces MGRGLMKLPGIRPVLVLASALVLLQAMTIIMQAKWLAQAVTALFEGAAVASQAAVLLLFLAAFAARYALSFCLQLVTTTYAEKTGTDLRRQMTEQWFRLGPRYAKTEGTGHLVTLAREGISQYKTYLELFIPRMLGMGFTPVVILFYVFKLDTMSGVILMLTLPILIVFMILIGLATQRKIDGQFKSYKALANHFVDTLRGLETLKTLGQSKSHEGSIMRVSQRYRKATMSTLRMAFLSSFALDFFTMLSVASVAVGLGLRLTEGHMLLGPALTVLILAPEYFLPVRMLGADYHATLDGKEAGEAINKVIERGKAAEQRQNEVYAGMMDRAEGLHGCKSGNEGDVGEDESAQTPPEIQNALDTRKLSPLHTSVSASQLRVVFNRDLHAAQRAKASFPTSAAAVHAESLALGSANSSVLPFMWGECSRLALTDIQVQHEAEGPYSLRDVTFQLTGLGKIGIIGASGAGKSTLIDILAGFQTPTAGQVLVNGQHLNPDLLESWRSQTAAIPQHPYIFSGSIADNIRFYMPDTSDAVVAQAAQAAGLTKLLSSLPNGLHEQIGAGGRQLSGGQEQRVALARALLSERRILLLDEPTAHLDVETEYELKQTMLPLFEGRLVFLATHRLHWMQHMDRIIVMEGGTVAEIGTHQELLARQGAYYQMIQAQMEAI; encoded by the coding sequence ATGGGACGCGGGCTGATGAAGCTGCCGGGCATCCGCCCGGTACTCGTACTGGCATCTGCGCTGGTGCTGCTGCAGGCGATGACGATTATTATGCAGGCCAAATGGCTCGCGCAGGCTGTTACTGCACTTTTTGAAGGTGCTGCCGTCGCGTCACAAGCTGCAGTACTGCTGCTGTTCCTGGCTGCTTTTGCCGCCCGCTACGCCCTGTCATTCTGCCTGCAGCTTGTTACCACGACGTATGCGGAGAAAACGGGAACCGATCTGCGGAGACAGATGACGGAACAGTGGTTTCGACTTGGGCCGCGTTACGCCAAGACAGAAGGTACAGGACATCTGGTAACGCTGGCACGTGAAGGCATTTCCCAGTATAAAACGTATCTCGAACTGTTTATTCCACGTATGCTCGGTATGGGATTTACGCCTGTTGTCATTTTGTTCTATGTGTTCAAACTGGATACAATGTCCGGTGTCATATTAATGCTGACACTGCCTATTCTGATTGTGTTCATGATTCTGATTGGTCTGGCAACCCAGCGAAAAATAGACGGACAATTCAAATCTTACAAAGCGCTGGCAAATCATTTTGTGGATACACTGCGCGGGCTGGAAACGTTGAAAACGCTGGGGCAGAGCAAATCACACGAAGGCTCGATTATGCGCGTGAGCCAGCGATATCGAAAAGCAACGATGTCGACGCTCCGCATGGCCTTTTTATCCTCCTTTGCTCTTGATTTCTTCACCATGCTGTCTGTTGCTTCGGTTGCAGTAGGACTTGGACTCCGGCTGACAGAAGGGCACATGCTGCTTGGTCCTGCCCTGACAGTACTTATTCTGGCACCGGAATATTTTCTGCCAGTACGGATGTTGGGCGCAGATTACCATGCGACTCTGGACGGCAAAGAAGCCGGGGAAGCCATTAATAAAGTCATTGAACGAGGCAAAGCTGCAGAGCAGCGTCAGAACGAAGTGTATGCAGGCATGATGGACCGGGCAGAAGGGCTGCATGGATGTAAGAGTGGAAATGAAGGAGACGTAGGTGAGGATGAGTCTGCACAAACCCCACCCGAGATACAGAACGCTCTAGATACCCGGAAGCTTTCTCCACTCCATACCTCTGTTTCCGCTTCACAGCTTCGAGTGGTGTTTAATCGGGATCTACATGCAGCGCAGCGGGCGAAAGCCTCATTTCCCACTTCGGCAGCAGCCGTGCATGCTGAATCCTTGGCCCTCGGCTCTGCCAATTCCTCGGTTTTACCGTTTATGTGGGGGGAGTGCAGTCGATTAGCGTTAACTGATATTCAGGTCCAGCATGAGGCGGAGGGGCCTTATTCTCTTCGGGATGTGACGTTCCAGCTGACCGGTCTTGGTAAGATTGGAATTATTGGTGCCAGTGGAGCTGGAAAATCAACGCTGATCGATATACTGGCGGGGTTCCAAACCCCGACGGCCGGACAAGTGCTGGTCAATGGACAGCATCTGAATCCGGATCTGCTTGAGTCTTGGCGTAGTCAGACGGCGGCAATCCCGCAGCATCCGTATATTTTCAGCGGTTCGATTGCGGATAACATTCGTTTCTATATGCCTGATACATCCGATGCCGTAGTGGCACAAGCTGCACAGGCTGCGGGGTTAACGAAGCTGCTTTCGTCTTTACCAAATGGACTGCATGAACAGATTGGTGCAGGAGGAAGACAGCTCAGCGGGGGGCAGGAACAGCGTGTGGCGCTGGCAAGAGCTCTGCTCAGTGAACGCCGCATTCTGCTGCTCGATGAACCTACAGCGCATCTGGACGTAGAGACTGAATATGAGTTGAAGCAGACGATGCTGCCGCTGTTCGAGGGCAGGCTTGTTTTTCTGGCCACGCATCGTCTGCACTGGATGCAGCATATGGACCGAATTATCGTTATGGAAGGCGGCACGGTGGCAGAGATCGGAACACATCAGGAGCTGCTTGCAAGACAAGGAGCATACTATCAAATGATTCAGGCGCAGATGGAGGCGATATGA
- a CDS encoding amino acid ABC transporter ATP-binding/permease protein, whose amino-acid sequence MRSGHPREETEHSKHLKNSWIAPYAAQYRWRFIGAIALGTCAALCAVMLLFTSGYLISKSALRPENILMVYVPIVGVRAFGIFRAVFRYAERLAGHDAVLRVLADQRVKLYRILEPQALFLRSRMQTGDVLGALADDVERLQDIYLRTVFPAVTALVIYGAAVLAFGSIDPMFAMWMALYMLFIAAVLPAISLKLTWAWRIQLKKENSSLYTRLTDGVLGLGDWIASGRAAAFVQWQEEDEEQADRIRRRLRRWSRWRDFIAQCVIGLMVVSVTIWAGQAASAAQLPAVMIAAFVLVLFPLTESLLPVNDALGHVPDYRESLDRLNRLEGPEEMAKSNSKETASSLTNSMDRSKGENKDGDDHWGGLKKSQRTALHSEQRADSVGGQRNDETAAAHGRIRLRIPPKLRADIVIEQVSYRYEAEGEYAIRDISLHLPQGKRVAILGRSGGGKSTLLKLIQGALSPSSGKVLINELPVEMLGESVTEVVAVLNQSPHLFDTTVAGNLRIGRPDATDEEIQQAAAQVGLADLIESLPQGYHTPMLETGLRFSGGERQRIALARVLLRKTPVVIFDEPTVGLDPVTERALMRTMLDSLQGKTLIWVTHHLIGAEKMDEIVFVENGNIVMQGSHEQLLAREERYRRLLELDRPGWLDRQRNAPLPPAASK is encoded by the coding sequence ATGAGATCAGGACATCCTAGGGAGGAGACAGAACACAGCAAACATCTTAAAAACAGCTGGATTGCTCCATATGCAGCACAGTACCGCTGGCGGTTTATCGGTGCGATTGCGCTGGGTACGTGTGCGGCTCTCTGTGCGGTCATGCTTCTTTTTACCTCCGGATATCTGATCTCCAAGTCTGCGCTGCGTCCTGAGAACATTTTAATGGTGTACGTTCCGATTGTTGGCGTACGTGCCTTTGGTATCTTTCGCGCTGTATTTCGATATGCAGAGCGCCTGGCAGGACATGATGCTGTTCTGCGTGTGCTGGCAGATCAGCGGGTGAAGCTGTATCGTATTTTAGAGCCGCAGGCCCTGTTTTTGCGTTCGCGTATGCAGACCGGAGATGTACTTGGCGCGCTTGCCGATGATGTCGAACGTCTGCAGGATATCTATCTGCGCACCGTATTCCCGGCGGTTACTGCGCTTGTGATCTATGGCGCGGCCGTGCTGGCTTTTGGCAGTATTGATCCGATGTTTGCGATGTGGATGGCGCTGTACATGTTATTTATTGCTGCGGTCCTTCCGGCAATTTCTTTGAAATTAACCTGGGCATGGCGTATACAGCTCAAAAAAGAAAACAGCAGCTTGTATACCCGTCTGACCGACGGGGTGCTTGGGCTTGGGGACTGGATTGCCAGCGGCAGAGCGGCAGCTTTTGTGCAGTGGCAGGAAGAGGATGAGGAACAAGCAGACCGGATTCGCCGCAGATTAAGGCGCTGGAGCCGCTGGCGGGATTTCATCGCCCAATGTGTCATTGGGCTGATGGTTGTTTCGGTAACCATCTGGGCAGGACAAGCGGCATCTGCTGCCCAGCTGCCTGCGGTGATGATTGCGGCGTTTGTGCTGGTTCTGTTCCCGCTAACAGAATCACTGCTGCCTGTAAATGACGCACTCGGGCATGTGCCGGACTACCGTGAATCCTTGGATCGGCTGAACCGACTGGAAGGGCCGGAGGAGATGGCGAAATCCAACTCCAAGGAAACAGCATCCTCACTGACAAACAGCATGGATAGAAGCAAGGGTGAGAACAAGGACGGGGACGACCATTGGGGAGGATTGAAGAAGTCTCAGAGAACTGCTCTTCATTCTGAACAGCGAGCTGATTCGGTTGGTGGACAGCGGAATGATGAGACAGCTGCAGCGCATGGACGGATTCGGCTGCGAATTCCGCCGAAGCTGCGTGCAGATATAGTAATCGAGCAGGTGAGCTATCGTTATGAAGCAGAGGGAGAGTATGCCATTCGGGATATCTCGCTGCATCTGCCTCAAGGTAAGCGCGTGGCCATCCTCGGGCGCAGCGGCGGTGGCAAATCCACGCTGTTGAAGCTCATACAGGGTGCGCTGTCTCCTTCATCCGGTAAGGTGCTGATTAATGAGCTGCCGGTGGAAATGCTTGGCGAGAGTGTAACTGAAGTGGTTGCGGTGCTTAATCAGAGCCCGCATCTCTTCGATACCACGGTTGCGGGGAATCTGCGCATTGGCCGTCCAGATGCGACGGATGAGGAGATTCAGCAGGCAGCTGCGCAGGTCGGTCTCGCTGATCTGATCGAATCTTTACCGCAGGGGTATCATACCCCGATGCTGGAGACGGGATTGCGCTTCTCTGGCGGAGAACGTCAACGGATTGCACTAGCACGTGTGCTGCTGCGGAAGACCCCTGTTGTCATTTTTGACGAGCCGACGGTAGGGCTTGATCCCGTAACAGAACGCGCACTGATGCGCACCATGCTGGACAGCCTGCAGGGCAAAACATTGATCTGGGTCACCCATCACCTGATTGGTGCGGAGAAGATGGACGAAATTGTGTTTGTGGAAAACGGAAACATCGTCATGCAGGGTTCTCACGAACAGCTGCTGGCTCGGGAAGAGCGATACCGTAGGCTCCTTGAACTGGATCGGCCCGGATGGCTGGATCGGCAGCGAAATGCACCGCTGCCGCCCGCCGCTTCGAAATAG
- a CDS encoding LacI family DNA-binding transcriptional regulator: MNIKTIARLAGVSVATVSKIINNYPDIGEETRQRVLKIMEETGYRPSSSAKTLATKKSNLVGVVFAGKLNVDFSHPFFVEVINAFKKQIGLLGYDLLFFSNEKFLDQGEDYLARSKYFQVDGCIIIAGDEVESSVSDLDSSPIPCIGIDIELTGQNSCYIMSDNEKISTKVVEQFYMNGYRELGFIGLQRASLVMQQREKAFQQSLKQFSLEERPEWMVYSKDYAAADGYEAAKQLLTADVLPRAVFAATDLLAFGAVRAFKEAGLRVPEDIAVAGCDDIEACRYSDPPLTTVKQDTDKIGRLAAMILFDLMNKQMDNRCIKVEPELVLRRSCGTLLAYQ; this comes from the coding sequence ATGAATATCAAAACGATAGCTCGTTTAGCCGGCGTGTCTGTTGCAACGGTGTCCAAAATCATTAACAACTACCCTGACATCGGTGAAGAGACACGCCAACGCGTGCTTAAAATTATGGAGGAGACTGGTTATCGCCCTTCCTCTTCAGCCAAAACGCTCGCGACCAAAAAATCCAATCTGGTTGGTGTTGTATTTGCGGGAAAACTGAATGTAGATTTCAGCCACCCTTTCTTTGTAGAGGTCATTAATGCCTTCAAAAAACAGATTGGCCTGTTAGGCTATGATCTGCTCTTCTTTTCCAACGAGAAGTTCCTTGATCAGGGGGAAGATTACCTGGCACGGTCCAAATATTTTCAAGTAGATGGCTGTATTATTATCGCGGGTGATGAGGTGGAGAGCAGTGTATCCGATCTTGATTCCAGTCCCATCCCGTGCATAGGGATAGATATCGAGCTGACAGGACAGAACTCCTGTTACATTATGTCTGATAACGAAAAAATTTCGACCAAAGTGGTAGAACAGTTTTACATGAACGGATATCGGGAACTCGGGTTTATCGGGCTCCAGCGTGCCTCTCTCGTAATGCAGCAGCGGGAGAAGGCTTTCCAGCAATCACTAAAGCAGTTTAGTCTCGAAGAGAGACCTGAATGGATGGTATACAGTAAAGATTATGCTGCTGCTGACGGGTACGAAGCAGCCAAACAGCTGCTGACAGCAGATGTTCTGCCGCGTGCTGTATTCGCTGCTACGGATTTGCTTGCATTTGGAGCAGTACGTGCCTTTAAAGAGGCTGGACTGCGTGTTCCGGAGGATATCGCTGTTGCAGGATGCGACGACATCGAAGCCTGCCGCTACAGCGACCCGCCGCTGACCACTGTGAAGCAGGACACCGACAAAATCGGGCGTCTTGCTGCCATGATTTTGTTTGACCTGATGAATAAACAGATGGACAACCGCTGTATCAAAGTAGAGCCGGAGCTGGTGCTGCGCCGATCCTGCGGCACTTTGCTGGCGTATCAGTAA
- a CDS encoding extracellular solute-binding protein — protein sequence MKRKILSITLVTALLFVLAACGSASKDSDGKASTDGSKKVTLKIIHWQQENINNYIKEFNTKFEAKYPDVKVEYTTVPADATYDQLMQTRMNAGTTGDVDIIPLKSSFVGAPQDWSKGAADPMWKQWIDAGLISDLSGQAFIKNYNEVDVQNAMTYNDKVYGVNMGKVAFTGLFYNKDLFAKYNLQVPATWDELQNVIKVFKDNGVEALGFAGKDVWPIGLAVQGLQASIHDDQLSYIKGLWTGQTKLTDPVQIEVLQKAQTLMNSAMPGFMGIDYGTLPSLFATGKVAMIADGTWDATTIQAANPELKFGYFPIPGSNDAAKNKDLAGKYDMTWMVVDKSPNKDYAMKWLEMLSEKDNYTDFVNAAGFLPTQPDVEIKSEFIKDIQPYLENFKLSWDQLFINRQNVGQYIAESSVHAEMLKPAGPIAAPEELASKSQADWDAAAPK from the coding sequence ATGAAGAGAAAGATTTTATCTATTACACTTGTAACCGCTTTACTGTTTGTGCTTGCAGCCTGCGGCAGTGCTTCCAAAGACTCGGATGGGAAAGCATCTACAGATGGAAGCAAAAAAGTGACGTTGAAGATCATTCATTGGCAGCAGGAGAATATCAACAACTACATCAAAGAATTCAATACAAAATTTGAAGCAAAGTACCCGGATGTGAAGGTTGAGTACACGACAGTTCCAGCGGATGCAACTTACGATCAATTGATGCAGACGCGCATGAATGCGGGTACTACAGGCGATGTAGATATCATCCCGCTCAAGTCCAGCTTTGTTGGTGCTCCTCAGGACTGGTCTAAGGGCGCGGCTGATCCGATGTGGAAGCAGTGGATTGATGCAGGGCTGATCAGTGATCTGTCAGGCCAGGCCTTTATCAAAAATTATAATGAAGTTGATGTGCAGAACGCGATGACGTACAACGACAAAGTGTACGGTGTCAATATGGGTAAAGTGGCATTTACGGGCCTGTTCTATAATAAAGACCTTTTCGCCAAATATAATCTGCAGGTACCTGCAACGTGGGATGAACTGCAGAATGTGATCAAAGTATTTAAAGACAACGGCGTAGAAGCACTCGGCTTTGCAGGTAAAGATGTTTGGCCGATCGGCCTTGCGGTGCAGGGACTTCAAGCCTCGATTCATGACGACCAGCTGAGCTACATCAAAGGTCTGTGGACAGGACAAACCAAGCTGACTGATCCGGTACAGATTGAAGTACTGCAGAAAGCTCAAACGCTGATGAACAGTGCAATGCCTGGTTTCATGGGAATTGATTATGGAACACTGCCAAGTCTGTTTGCCACAGGTAAGGTGGCGATGATTGCTGACGGTACGTGGGATGCAACGACGATTCAAGCGGCTAACCCTGAACTGAAATTTGGTTATTTCCCGATTCCGGGCAGCAATGATGCGGCAAAGAACAAGGATTTAGCTGGTAAATACGATATGACCTGGATGGTTGTAGATAAGTCACCGAACAAGGATTATGCAATGAAATGGCTTGAAATGCTGTCAGAGAAAGATAACTACACGGATTTTGTCAATGCAGCCGGATTCCTTCCGACACAGCCTGATGTCGAGATCAAGAGCGAATTCATCAAGGACATTCAGCCATATCTCGAGAACTTTAAGCTTTCATGGGATCAGCTGTTCATTAACCGTCAGAACGTAGGACAGTACATTGCAGAGTCCAGCGTTCATGCTGAGATGCTCAAACCAGCCGGACCAATTGCAGCACCGGAGGAACTTGCGAGCAAATCACAAGCAGACTGGGATGCAGCTGCTCCGAAATAA
- a CDS encoding sugar ABC transporter permease, with product MYPFGKGKARLIPYLYLSIPLLLYVVFGFGPSLVTVLFSFTDATGVRGQEWSFVGFENYKTFFGASNAGDRLDAIGRSLYFAFAVVIIQNAVGLFMAILINKKLRGDKLYRAVFFLPVVLGVTVSGLIWQLVANPLGGPAQSILNFFGTSSNFFGDYNIAFELIIFVQIWMYMGYSMTIFLAGLQTIPNDLYEAGYMDGASGWKAFTNITFPMIAPSFTVNMLLSIIGALQTFDIIYVLTGGKFNTTTLAFDVYATAFGTGTADYGLASAVAMIQFLFVFTISMVALFYLRKREVEV from the coding sequence ATGTATCCGTTTGGAAAAGGGAAGGCACGGCTGATTCCTTATCTGTATTTGAGCATACCGCTGCTGCTTTATGTCGTGTTTGGCTTTGGCCCATCACTCGTGACTGTGTTGTTTTCGTTCACAGATGCAACAGGTGTGCGTGGACAGGAATGGAGCTTTGTTGGCTTCGAAAATTATAAAACTTTTTTTGGCGCATCCAATGCGGGGGATCGATTGGATGCAATTGGCCGATCTTTATATTTTGCGTTTGCTGTGGTCATCATCCAGAACGCAGTCGGCCTGTTCATGGCCATTCTGATTAACAAAAAGCTTCGCGGCGACAAGCTGTACCGTGCGGTATTCTTTTTGCCTGTTGTACTTGGTGTAACAGTCTCTGGACTGATCTGGCAGCTCGTAGCCAATCCGCTCGGCGGGCCGGCACAGTCCATTCTGAATTTCTTCGGCACCAGTTCCAACTTTTTCGGAGATTACAATATTGCCTTTGAGTTAATTATTTTCGTGCAGATCTGGATGTATATGGGGTACTCCATGACCATCTTCCTGGCAGGACTGCAGACCATTCCGAATGATTTGTACGAAGCGGGATATATGGATGGTGCATCGGGCTGGAAAGCTTTTACGAACATTACGTTCCCGATGATCGCTCCTTCTTTTACCGTGAACATGCTGCTGTCCATCATTGGCGCACTGCAGACCTTTGACATTATTTACGTCCTCACTGGCGGTAAATTTAATACAACAACACTGGCGTTTGATGTTTATGCAACAGCGTTTGGCACGGGTACAGCGGATTATGGTCTGGCTTCTGCGGTAGCGATGATTCAATTCCTGTTTGTATTTACGATTTCCATGGTTGCCTTGTTCTATCTTCGCAAAAGAGAGGTGGAGGTATAA